One genomic region from Verrucomicrobiota bacterium encodes:
- a CDS encoding polysaccharide biosynthesis tyrosine autokinase, giving the protein MPKNENKVPYGEGYGGYGDYGYEVGQTQRNLADYLVLLRERVWYIVIIFLVMVTGVSLYTFKKTKLYTAGTLIEIYRDDPGPMGGTSGDIDLSQIRSAEDLNTEINFLNSGRLIEAVNKRITGPEREAFMAPYEDTVTFSGPLTPLEILGRNRDVTPARLSLNVYLSYTHPDPAIAADIANIFAEEYVAFSLNRGLELTIQAVENLRREAEAKQSVVDDLEAQLAQYRRENDAVSIDRGENVALRELEILTGRLNTAESAYANAKIQWDLVQEFEAEDRPLWELDFISVIPLVNDLLSRRANAMINYSTLGKRYREKHPIMIEATENLAQIDIELDAAVDISKSGFRAIYEQAELNLVSAQEALARSEDKMLRLAEVRTGYNSILREFQVAQASYQQLISQLQTREAETSWKTAQAEIIDRAAIPLRPSSPNVLLNLALGVIGGLGLGVGFAFVLALLDNRVKSAYDVEELVGLPLLGIVPKIDRRLSSPDRARAVLTNLDSKVTESFRTIHSSISLSDEGKLAQVIAVTSTLPAEGKSFIATNLALTFAGQGQRTLIVDCDMRLPNVAKSFGLKPKTGMYDFFFGEKSLDEVIIREVAPNCDILPTERAPDNPTQVLNSVEFEQLLIQLRHSYHKIVIDSPPVGAVSDTLCLLPLIDGVAFVLKFNDVKKKAAKSAVRTLSESETPVFGAVMNAISAKMSNYYYSHYYDYSYHDYYYTKNPGERQSLKEKSGPNSPTPSGQVPLEEDGTQSKVTEPAGKA; this is encoded by the coding sequence ATGCCTAAGAACGAAAACAAGGTGCCGTACGGTGAGGGGTACGGAGGATATGGCGATTACGGTTACGAGGTGGGTCAGACCCAGAGGAATCTAGCCGATTACTTGGTGCTGTTGCGGGAACGGGTTTGGTATATTGTAATCATTTTTTTGGTAATGGTGACCGGTGTCTCCCTATACACCTTTAAGAAAACCAAACTATATACTGCCGGAACATTAATCGAAATCTACAGAGACGACCCGGGCCCGATGGGGGGAACCTCGGGCGATATTGACCTAAGTCAGATCCGATCTGCAGAGGATCTGAACACTGAGATAAATTTTCTAAACAGCGGAAGACTGATTGAAGCAGTCAACAAGAGAATTACGGGTCCTGAACGAGAGGCTTTCATGGCCCCTTATGAGGACACCGTCACATTTTCAGGACCTCTTACGCCTCTCGAAATTCTGGGTAGAAACCGTGATGTAACACCGGCGAGGCTGTCGCTCAATGTGTATCTGTCTTATACCCACCCAGACCCAGCAATAGCCGCGGATATCGCCAACATCTTTGCCGAGGAATATGTCGCTTTCAGTCTCAACCGAGGCTTGGAGTTGACGATTCAGGCGGTTGAAAATTTGAGGAGAGAGGCTGAGGCAAAACAATCTGTCGTTGATGATCTGGAGGCTCAGTTGGCGCAGTACCGCCGGGAAAATGACGCGGTTTCAATAGACCGAGGGGAAAATGTAGCGCTGAGAGAACTTGAAATTTTGACAGGTCGCCTAAATACCGCAGAGTCAGCTTACGCGAACGCAAAAATCCAGTGGGACTTAGTCCAAGAGTTTGAGGCAGAAGATCGGCCGCTTTGGGAGCTGGACTTCATCTCGGTGATTCCCCTTGTCAATGACCTCCTTTCTCGCCGGGCAAACGCGATGATCAATTACTCGACCCTCGGTAAACGGTACCGCGAAAAACACCCTATAATGATTGAGGCAACGGAGAATCTCGCGCAGATTGATATCGAGCTTGATGCTGCAGTAGATATCTCGAAATCGGGTTTCCGAGCGATTTACGAACAAGCTGAATTGAACTTAGTCTCAGCCCAAGAGGCTCTGGCGAGGAGTGAGGATAAAATGCTTCGGTTGGCGGAAGTTCGCACTGGTTATAACTCGATCCTGCGCGAATTTCAGGTTGCTCAGGCAAGTTACCAGCAACTCATTTCACAACTTCAGACACGGGAAGCAGAAACCAGCTGGAAGACGGCCCAAGCAGAGATTATTGATCGAGCTGCAATCCCTCTTAGACCGAGTTCTCCCAACGTCCTACTCAATCTTGCTTTGGGAGTCATTGGGGGCCTTGGATTGGGTGTCGGGTTCGCTTTTGTCCTAGCATTGTTAGATAATCGCGTTAAGAGTGCCTACGATGTGGAGGAGCTTGTGGGGCTTCCGCTATTGGGAATCGTCCCCAAAATTGATCGTCGGCTGTCTTCTCCCGATCGTGCCCGGGCAGTTCTGACCAATCTCGACAGTAAGGTAACAGAATCTTTCCGGACAATCCACTCTTCGATTTCGCTGAGCGATGAGGGTAAACTTGCCCAAGTGATTGCGGTTACCAGCACTCTTCCGGCGGAAGGCAAATCGTTTATCGCAACAAATCTCGCACTTACTTTTGCAGGACAGGGACAGAGAACGCTGATTGTTGATTGCGATATGCGCCTTCCCAACGTTGCGAAATCGTTCGGCCTGAAGCCAAAGACAGGAATGTACGATTTCTTCTTTGGAGAAAAGTCTCTTGACGAAGTGATCATTAGAGAGGTTGCACCAAACTGCGATATCTTGCCTACAGAGAGGGCTCCCGACAACCCAACGCAGGTCCTGAACAGTGTCGAATTTGAGCAGCTGCTAATCCAGCTGAGACATTCTTATCACAAGATTGTCATAGACTCACCTCCCGTTGGAGCTGTGAGTGATACTCTCTGCTTGCTTCCGTTGATTGATGGAGTGGCGTTTGTTCTTAAGTTTAACGATGTTAAGAAGAAGGCCGCTAAATCTGCGGTTCGGACCCTTAGTGAATCCGAGACACCCGTCTTTGGAGCGGTGATGAATGCGATTAGTGCGAAGATGTCGAACTATTACTATTCACACTATTACGATTACAGTTACCACGATTACTATTACACCAAGAATCCAGGAGAACGGCAGTCTCTCAAAGAAAAGAGCGGACCTAACTCTCCTACCCCATCAGGCCAAGTTCCTCTCGAAGAAGATGGCACTCAGAGCAAGGTTACCGAGCCTGCAGGCAAGGCCTAG
- the gmk gene encoding guanylate kinase, translating into MESSETPLLFILSGPAGSGKTTLCNRLLAEFDTLERIVTATTREMRAGELDGEDYFFFSQEQFEQKVENDELLEWALVHGRAYGTPKAEVVRRFQNAQDVLLSIDVQGMRQVLEKAESVEWLRNRVVTIFIQPPSLDELRTRLKARGTDSTEEIERRIETARTELQSAKEFHYLLETSSKDEDFDRVRAIYLAEKMRPRR; encoded by the coding sequence ATGGAATCCAGCGAGACTCCCCTTCTTTTCATTCTGTCCGGGCCGGCAGGAAGCGGAAAGACTACTCTTTGCAACCGGCTTCTTGCAGAGTTTGACACGCTCGAACGGATCGTCACCGCAACGACTCGGGAAATGAGAGCAGGCGAGCTTGACGGTGAAGATTACTTCTTTTTCTCACAGGAGCAGTTCGAACAAAAGGTCGAGAACGATGAGTTGCTCGAATGGGCACTCGTCCATGGGCGAGCCTATGGAACTCCCAAAGCGGAGGTGGTCCGGCGGTTTCAAAATGCTCAAGACGTGTTGCTGAGTATCGACGTTCAGGGGATGCGGCAGGTTCTCGAAAAAGCGGAGTCCGTTGAATGGCTCCGCAATCGGGTGGTGACTATCTTTATTCAACCGCCGAGCCTTGATGAGCTCAGGACCCGCCTCAAAGCGCGAGGAACAGACTCCACGGAAGAAATTGAAAGAAGGATAGAGACCGCAAGGACTGAACTACAGTCAGCCAAAGAGTTTCACTACCTGCTCGAAACCAGTTCCAAGGATGAAGACTTTGATCGTGTCCGGGCTATATACCTTGCAGAAAAAATGAGGCCTCGCCGTTAA
- the miaB gene encoding tRNA (N6-isopentenyl adenosine(37)-C2)-methylthiotransferase MiaB, producing the protein MNRVYIKTYGCQMNERDSEAVAALLRARGYSIVYEENQADTVLLNTCSVRDQAEQKAIGKAGYLRRRKRQNPNFLLGIMGCMAQNRGKELLDRLPDLDLVVGTQKFHRVPDHLDRLIESLEGQGPKPTTIIDLDEEKASQNEIKHHDSEKDKVSAFVSIMQGCNMRCSFCIVPTTRGSERARPIDDIIQEVEELAAAGTKEVTLLGQIVTSYGQREFPRVGGKTPFVQLLEQVNDIRGIERIRFTSPHPRGFREDLVQAYRDLPKLCEYVHLPLQSGSDRILRAMKRPYTVEKYRGIVAALRGAVNEMYFSTDVIVGFPGETEEDFEETRRLFEELRFDMAFIFKYSPRTGTPAAEMEDQVPQEEKERRNQVLLEILGRHSLERNRALIGKKIEILVEGPARKGEGMFVGRTRGFRKVVFPGKPRQVGELVFVEIQSATVSTLFGAPVLTGVNETERELSIL; encoded by the coding sequence ATGAATCGCGTCTATATTAAGACCTACGGCTGCCAGATGAACGAACGTGACTCTGAAGCTGTTGCTGCGCTTCTGCGTGCGAGAGGCTATTCAATTGTCTATGAGGAGAATCAGGCAGACACTGTTTTACTAAACACCTGCAGTGTTCGGGATCAGGCGGAACAGAAGGCCATTGGAAAGGCGGGATATCTCCGCAGGAGAAAACGCCAGAACCCCAACTTTCTTTTGGGGATTATGGGGTGTATGGCCCAGAATCGAGGTAAAGAATTGCTCGACCGCCTTCCGGATTTGGATCTTGTTGTGGGAACGCAAAAGTTCCACCGGGTGCCCGATCATCTGGATCGACTCATTGAGAGTCTGGAGGGACAGGGCCCGAAGCCTACTACAATCATCGATCTGGATGAGGAAAAGGCATCTCAGAATGAGATCAAGCATCATGATTCCGAGAAAGATAAGGTTTCCGCCTTTGTCTCCATCATGCAGGGGTGCAACATGAGATGCAGCTTTTGCATTGTTCCCACCACGAGAGGCTCTGAGCGGGCTCGCCCGATAGATGATATCATTCAGGAGGTGGAAGAACTCGCGGCCGCAGGAACCAAGGAGGTTACCCTTCTCGGCCAAATCGTCACCAGCTACGGGCAAAGAGAATTTCCCAGAGTCGGTGGCAAGACTCCGTTCGTGCAGTTGCTGGAGCAAGTGAACGATATTCGGGGAATTGAGCGCATCCGGTTTACCTCGCCGCATCCGAGAGGTTTTCGCGAGGACTTAGTGCAAGCCTATCGCGATCTTCCGAAATTGTGTGAGTATGTTCACCTGCCCTTGCAAAGTGGCTCTGATCGCATTCTTAGGGCCATGAAACGGCCGTACACGGTAGAGAAGTACCGTGGGATCGTCGCTGCACTGCGGGGTGCGGTAAACGAAATGTACTTCTCCACCGATGTTATTGTAGGGTTTCCCGGAGAAACCGAAGAAGACTTTGAAGAAACCAGACGATTGTTTGAGGAGCTTCGCTTCGACATGGCGTTTATCTTCAAATACAGCCCTCGGACTGGAACTCCTGCTGCAGAAATGGAAGATCAGGTTCCTCAAGAGGAAAAAGAAAGGCGAAACCAGGTGCTTCTCGAAATTCTCGGGAGGCACTCGCTGGAGCGTAATCGAGCTCTCATCGGCAAAAAAATTGAGATTCTGGTAGAGGGACCCGCCCGGAAAGGGGAGGGGATGTTTGTCGGACGTACCCGTGGTTTCCGTAAAGTAGTCTTCCCGGGAAAGCCCAGGCAAGTGGGTGAGTTGGTATTTGTCGAAATCCAATCTGCCACAGTGAGTACCTTGTTTGGCGCACCCGTGCTCACGGGTGTCAACGAAACAGAAAGAGAACTTTCCATTCTATGA
- a CDS encoding SDR family NAD(P)-dependent oxidoreductase encodes MAQWKWEKITFVGVYLQRAPVIEKRIAVRNSSEMASTINRHFLGDRPSICLLTSSFITLIVNLFEMDVAIVTGADSRFGDAACRTLLKMGFRIHALGQNPNPSAYDERYYIAHPCGPGKLSELKNALDEIVKTETRIDLLVGLGGAELVAGWEKLSPEQLVRRISACLTEPMLAASICLPALIQSKGFLIQAHRRPVNKDLVVAAGYCEDLVRRAYDDLFSQNAVHGLRTARILFAVPDEDVAGDDDTYQIADAVSGAFETILRQKETCVLRELDITPRGVGPVTKLPNLISRVDPYQTTVLSVEEESEKDLILIPTEKPRHYVQIAEVKDITDGEGENDERYPEEEIAEYSESISQKKTSSKKAKRRRRPSRTRTKNKETLAERPGEEKTPTERSSDSFSPEKAAEATTVVDDQKAKKKTRKQTTKKVARKKPTRARKVAKPEADTKETSDPPS; translated from the coding sequence ATGGCCCAGTGGAAGTGGGAAAAAATAACCTTCGTGGGAGTATACCTTCAAAGAGCTCCTGTAATAGAGAAGCGAATCGCCGTGCGCAACTCGTCAGAGATGGCCAGCACGATCAACCGGCACTTTCTCGGGGATCGCCCCTCCATATGTCTGTTGACCTCCTCATTCATAACCTTGATCGTCAACCTTTTCGAAATGGACGTCGCAATCGTAACCGGTGCCGACAGTCGCTTCGGCGATGCGGCTTGTCGAACCCTACTAAAGATGGGTTTTCGCATCCACGCACTTGGGCAAAACCCTAACCCTTCCGCTTACGACGAACGCTATTACATCGCTCATCCGTGCGGACCTGGGAAACTGTCCGAACTGAAAAACGCGCTCGACGAGATCGTAAAAACTGAAACTAGAATTGACCTTCTTGTTGGACTAGGTGGTGCAGAACTGGTCGCGGGTTGGGAGAAACTCTCGCCAGAGCAACTGGTTCGCCGGATAAGTGCCTGCCTCACCGAACCTATGTTAGCGGCGTCAATCTGCCTTCCCGCCCTAATTCAAAGTAAAGGTTTTTTGATTCAGGCCCACCGGAGACCTGTAAATAAGGATCTCGTGGTTGCTGCTGGATACTGCGAAGACTTGGTGCGTAGAGCTTACGATGATCTCTTCTCACAGAACGCAGTTCATGGACTTAGGACAGCTCGCATCCTTTTCGCTGTTCCCGACGAGGACGTTGCAGGAGATGACGATACCTATCAAATCGCGGATGCAGTATCAGGCGCGTTTGAGACGATTCTCCGCCAAAAAGAAACCTGCGTCCTTCGGGAACTAGACATTACCCCACGTGGAGTAGGTCCGGTGACGAAACTTCCCAACCTAATTTCACGAGTCGACCCCTATCAGACCACGGTTTTGTCCGTTGAAGAGGAATCTGAGAAGGATTTAATTCTGATTCCAACTGAGAAGCCACGTCACTACGTGCAAATTGCCGAGGTAAAAGACATAACGGATGGCGAAGGGGAAAACGACGAGCGCTACCCAGAAGAAGAGATCGCGGAGTATTCAGAGTCCATTTCACAGAAGAAAACTTCTTCAAAAAAAGCCAAACGCCGGAGGCGACCCTCCCGAACCAGAACAAAGAACAAAGAGACCCTGGCCGAAAGGCCTGGAGAGGAAAAAACTCCAACGGAAAGATCCAGCGATAGCTTCTCACCAGAGAAAGCAGCCGAAGCGACAACAGTCGTTGACGACCAGAAAGCCAAGAAAAAGACGCGGAAACAAACGACAAAAAAGGTAGCCAGAAAGAAACCTACCCGCGCAAGAAAGGTTGCAAAACCAGAAGCCGATACCAAAGAAACATCTGACCCACCCTCATGA
- a CDS encoding histone deacetylase translates to MEKFPEGRRLVESGVPQAEVLEARPASVEELSLVHSSEYLAKIRQGTWTSSEAKKMGLPVDPLLFRRCALEVGGTVLAGEAALTEGLSANLGGGTHHAAQNRASGYCILNDVAVAIRSLRKQRPDLWVMVIDTDAHQGDGTHEIFCDDRRTFTYSIHVGPNFPSKKISGDMDVAVDRWTDGPRYLELLKPSLRKVLLDFEPDLVFWVAGADIHREDRFGQMGLSVTEIEERNRFVLELVLEWSIPTAIVYGGGYNRDVSLTNHLHALPVLQAAALIDRK, encoded by the coding sequence ATGGAAAAGTTTCCGGAGGGACGGAGACTGGTCGAAAGCGGAGTTCCGCAAGCGGAGGTACTAGAGGCACGTCCAGCATCTGTAGAGGAGTTGTCGCTTGTGCACTCTAGTGAGTATTTGGCAAAAATCCGGCAGGGGACCTGGACGTCTTCAGAGGCAAAGAAGATGGGCTTGCCAGTGGATCCACTTTTGTTTCGGAGATGTGCGCTTGAGGTCGGTGGAACCGTTCTGGCCGGAGAGGCGGCGTTGACGGAAGGACTGTCGGCGAATTTAGGAGGAGGTACGCATCATGCCGCGCAAAATCGTGCCTCCGGATACTGTATTCTCAATGACGTTGCGGTGGCAATTCGTAGCTTGCGGAAACAGCGGCCTGATTTGTGGGTCATGGTGATCGATACGGATGCTCATCAGGGAGACGGAACGCACGAGATCTTTTGTGATGATCGTCGCACGTTTACGTACTCGATCCACGTGGGACCTAATTTTCCATCCAAAAAGATTTCCGGTGACATGGACGTCGCTGTAGATCGTTGGACAGACGGGCCACGGTACCTGGAGTTGCTAAAACCATCGCTTCGCAAGGTGCTCCTTGATTTCGAGCCGGATCTCGTATTCTGGGTAGCAGGAGCCGATATCCACCGCGAGGACCGCTTTGGGCAGATGGGTCTTTCGGTAACTGAAATTGAAGAGAGAAACCGCTTTGTGCTCGAGCTAGTGCTCGAGTGGAGCATACCGACCGCCATTGTTTACGGTGGAGGTTATAATCGGGATGTCTCCCTGACCAACCACCTTCACGCCTTGCCGGTTCTCCAGGCGGCGGCGTTGATCGACCGAAAGTAG
- a CDS encoding sigma 54-interacting transcriptional regulator, whose translation MERSAHSWEERIAAIIEVLDPFEAEVGRQIAADTLPTRFKEPAAYSCLSRLYHETIVDLDKIVEAGGTQSAVNRRVFRKFSEKFAPRKTVISAAEESAWLEPAHLFACFFQLRRAFNQIERSVTGHAKPVQDLRGRIWESIFTRDMKRFQLWMFQAVGRFPTLVLGPSGSGKELVSRAIGQSRFLSYDSGSALFSNETQPTFYPVNLSALSPTILESELFGHVRGSFTGAHTDRKGLFETAGDSGCVFLDEIGDVGQDLQVKLLRLLQSGEFQRIGESRTQSFGGKVIAATNRDLGAEMKAGRFREDLFYRLCGDQVRTPSLHSILLDEPDDLERFVYFVCRNLFGESASATVAPEISESLRDQIPDGYGWPGNFRELEQAIRNIVVTGRYEIGDPSEAPEITRLYQSAEIPLSDWVGLYARRAREVHRTTRKAADILGVDPRTLQKHYN comes from the coding sequence ATGGAAAGAAGTGCTCACTCTTGGGAGGAAAGGATAGCCGCTATTATCGAGGTCCTGGATCCTTTTGAAGCAGAGGTGGGCCGGCAAATCGCAGCCGACACGCTTCCTACCCGGTTCAAGGAGCCCGCCGCCTACTCTTGTTTATCCCGGCTCTATCACGAGACGATTGTAGACCTGGATAAAATCGTCGAGGCCGGGGGCACACAGTCCGCCGTCAATCGAAGAGTCTTTCGCAAGTTTTCGGAAAAATTCGCTCCTCGAAAAACGGTTATTTCCGCGGCGGAGGAGTCGGCTTGGCTCGAACCTGCCCATCTTTTCGCCTGCTTTTTTCAACTGCGGAGGGCATTCAATCAAATCGAACGTTCGGTGACCGGTCACGCGAAACCAGTTCAAGACCTACGAGGACGCATCTGGGAGTCTATTTTCACACGGGACATGAAGCGATTCCAGTTGTGGATGTTTCAAGCTGTCGGTCGATTTCCTACCCTCGTTCTCGGACCTTCGGGCTCGGGAAAAGAATTAGTCTCTCGAGCGATAGGCCAATCCCGCTTTCTGTCCTACGACTCGGGGAGCGCACTTTTTTCCAATGAGACCCAGCCCACCTTTTATCCCGTAAACCTGTCTGCTCTCTCACCAACCATTTTGGAGTCCGAACTATTCGGCCATGTGCGCGGTTCCTTCACTGGAGCCCATACCGACCGCAAAGGCCTGTTCGAGACCGCTGGAGACTCCGGGTGCGTATTCTTGGACGAGATCGGCGACGTCGGGCAGGACCTCCAGGTAAAGCTTCTCCGCCTCCTGCAATCGGGAGAATTTCAGAGAATCGGAGAGAGTCGCACCCAGTCCTTCGGCGGCAAAGTCATCGCAGCAACCAATCGTGATCTGGGAGCCGAAATGAAGGCAGGCCGCTTTCGGGAGGATCTCTTCTACCGACTGTGCGGAGACCAAGTGCGGACCCCCTCGCTTCACTCAATCCTCTTGGATGAACCGGACGATTTGGAGCGCTTTGTCTATTTCGTCTGCAGGAATCTGTTTGGCGAGTCGGCCTCCGCTACGGTAGCCCCAGAGATCAGCGAGAGCCTCCGGGATCAAATTCCCGATGGGTATGGATGGCCGGGAAACTTTCGAGAACTTGAGCAGGCAATTCGCAACATCGTGGTCACAGGCCGATATGAAATCGGGGATCCGTCAGAAGCACCTGAGATCACCCGCCTCTATCAAAGCGCGGAGATCCCACTCTCCGACTGGGTTGGGCTCTATGCCAGACGGGCCCGCGAAGTCCATCGCACTACGCGAAAAGCAGCCGATATTCTTGGAGTAGATCCCCGAACGCTACAAAAGCACTATAACTAA
- a CDS encoding VIT and VWA domain-containing protein: MKNHSKFIARLFAVTTLLLGSISHGAGILTPTGSADLGVRMLDHHVDVRITDGFAQTTILQTFSNPNPHDVEALYAFPVPESASLSSVVIHSGETVLEGEVIPREEAERIYGEEKAKGNDVGMASKESYQRFEFRVFPVRPNVETRIEVIYYQPLSLDAGMGRYLYPIEEGGTDEQAESFWTRNEAVERSFSANVRIHSGYPLDGVRVKGFPGDPVQLDENTWEWSFSDAGGTLNQDLIVYYRLADNLPGRVDLLSYRSSENDPGYFMLTLTPGIDLEPIKNGADYLFVLDTSGSMSGKIATLAGGMERALGELRPEDRVFVVTFSNNATSLTRGWVPATEKGVLSLIEKVRNLNSSGGTNLYAGLKAGLREVDADRPTNLILVTDGVSNQGILSPAKFHELMKTVDLRFFGFLMGNSANAPLMKVLCEASDGFSAQVSNADDIVGQILLAKEKVAYESLLDVEVEFKGIGASEITEEFTGRVFRGQQLSLFGRYAKPGEAEIELKTRQTGGEKIYSTTVLFPDKKIDFPELERLWVMSRIEEVELQRDLGRLPGEEASDAIENLGVEYQLVTDETSMIVLSDEGFIRHGIERRNRDRLALESAAQTARIQPPASGSNAPVRPQTTRVDEKKPMFNQSAPRIGGGGAFGWEALVLLGLLVGAGWSGRKALEARRRNSWDGRNR, encoded by the coding sequence ATGAAAAATCATTCCAAGTTCATCGCACGGCTTTTTGCCGTTACCACCCTTCTGTTGGGGTCGATTTCCCACGGAGCGGGTATACTAACACCTACGGGCAGTGCGGATCTGGGAGTTCGCATGCTGGATCATCATGTCGATGTCCGAATCACTGATGGCTTTGCGCAGACCACGATCTTACAGACGTTCTCCAATCCGAACCCTCATGACGTTGAAGCACTGTACGCTTTTCCGGTTCCGGAGTCAGCAAGCCTTTCATCCGTCGTAATTCATTCGGGTGAAACGGTGTTAGAGGGAGAGGTGATTCCGCGGGAGGAAGCTGAGCGAATCTATGGCGAAGAAAAGGCGAAGGGGAACGATGTCGGAATGGCTTCGAAGGAAAGCTACCAACGGTTCGAGTTTCGCGTTTTTCCCGTTCGACCCAACGTAGAAACGAGGATCGAGGTCATTTACTATCAGCCGCTTTCCCTCGATGCGGGTATGGGGCGCTACCTCTATCCAATTGAGGAAGGAGGAACGGACGAACAGGCGGAATCGTTTTGGACACGGAACGAAGCCGTAGAGCGATCCTTTTCCGCCAATGTCCGGATCCATTCCGGATATCCACTCGATGGAGTTCGGGTAAAGGGCTTTCCGGGTGATCCGGTCCAATTGGACGAGAATACCTGGGAGTGGTCATTCTCTGATGCCGGTGGGACCTTGAATCAGGATCTGATCGTATACTATCGACTGGCCGATAATCTTCCGGGGCGCGTGGACCTTTTGTCTTACCGTAGTTCGGAAAACGATCCGGGATACTTCATGCTAACGCTGACGCCAGGAATCGATTTGGAGCCGATAAAGAATGGAGCCGACTATCTCTTCGTCCTCGACACCTCGGGGAGTATGTCCGGAAAGATTGCAACTTTGGCTGGAGGAATGGAACGGGCTTTGGGAGAACTTCGTCCCGAGGACCGTGTTTTCGTGGTAACCTTTTCCAATAACGCGACTTCGCTGACGCGGGGGTGGGTGCCTGCCACGGAGAAAGGCGTCCTTTCTCTGATTGAGAAAGTTCGCAATCTAAACTCATCCGGGGGAACCAATCTCTACGCTGGCCTCAAGGCCGGCCTCAGGGAGGTCGACGCAGATCGCCCGACCAATCTCATTCTTGTGACGGACGGAGTATCGAATCAGGGAATCCTTTCTCCGGCAAAGTTCCACGAGCTCATGAAGACGGTCGATCTGCGGTTCTTTGGATTCCTCATGGGGAATAGCGCGAATGCGCCGTTGATGAAGGTTCTTTGCGAAGCATCAGATGGATTCTCGGCTCAGGTTTCCAATGCGGACGACATTGTCGGGCAAATTCTCCTCGCGAAGGAGAAAGTCGCCTATGAGTCCCTTCTGGACGTGGAAGTGGAGTTCAAAGGCATTGGTGCTTCGGAAATCACTGAGGAATTCACCGGACGCGTGTTTCGTGGACAGCAGTTGTCGTTGTTTGGCCGATACGCGAAACCGGGAGAGGCTGAGATTGAGCTGAAAACCCGACAAACCGGTGGAGAGAAAATCTACTCCACGACGGTATTGTTTCCTGATAAGAAAATCGATTTCCCAGAACTCGAACGCCTGTGGGTCATGAGCCGGATTGAAGAAGTGGAGCTGCAGCGGGATCTGGGCCGTCTTCCGGGAGAGGAGGCATCGGATGCTATTGAAAACCTAGGCGTGGAATACCAGTTAGTGACCGACGAGACTTCGATGATCGTTCTTTCTGATGAGGGATTCATCCGTCATGGAATCGAGCGCCGAAATAGGGATAGGTTGGCTCTGGAATCCGCCGCCCAGACCGCTCGGATACAACCACCTGCATCTGGTTCGAATGCTCCGGTTCGTCCTCAAACCACGAGGGTCGATGAGAAGAAACCGATGTTTAATCAGTCTGCTCCGCGGATTGGAGGTGGAGGTGCCTTTGGCTGGGAAGCCTTGGTCCTCCTAGGCCTTCTCGTCGGGGCCGGTTGGTCGGGAAGGAAGGCTTTGGAGGCCAGAAGGCGAAACAGTTGGGACGGGAGAAACAGGTAG